Below is a window of Desmonostoc muscorum LEGE 12446 DNA.
TTGAATTGCTGCTTGTGCTTCTGCTAAAGATTGGGTACGACTGGTATCGCCGTCATTCAGGCTATTAACGTTAATAAATTCAATGTCTGTAAGCCCAATCATGCCGAAAATTGCCCGCAGGTATGGTTCTTGGAAGTCATAGGCGGCGAAAGGGGATGTGGCGCTAAAGTCACCGCCACGAGCGGTGATGATAACTGCTTTTTTACCCTCGACTAAGCCTTTATAACCGCCTTGAGCATCTATGGCAAAAGTCCGGTGAACACGAACGATTTGGTCGATGTAAGCCTTAAAAGTAGAAGGTACATTGAGGTTATACATTGGTACGCCAAAAACGTAGCGATCGGCAGCTAAAAGTTCATCAATTAACTCGTCTGAAATCCGGATCGCTTGGGCTAATTCTGGAGTGTGAGTTTCTGGTGGTGAAAACGCAGCTGCAATCCAAGCTTCATCAACGTGAGGAACCGGGTGACGCCCTAAATCTCGATAGGCGATCGCATCTTCAGGATGCGCTGCTTTCCAAGCACTGATGAATTCCTTAGATAGTTCTCTGGAATGCGATCTTTCACCACGGGGGCTGGAATCAATATGTAAGATATTTGCCACCAAATGTCTCCTTGTTAGCTGGAATTTACTGCTTTTGAGTCTAAATTTCCAAGCATTACATCAGATAGTAAAAGTAAGTACTTACTTAAGTAAAGTAGTTTCCAAAAAGTAACTATCGGACTCGTATTTGATTGCGTGAAAAAAATCGCCAACTCGAAAAGGCTGATTCTCTACTCAGACGCGATTAAACGGGTCTCTACTCCCTACATAAATCAGATTAAATCTGTGTTCTGGACAATGTATATTCTTTTTCTAGAGAATTATTAACAGTAAAAAAGCCGATGGAAAATGCATCGGCTAAACTGATAATATTGGACAGATGAATAGTCTACTGTCCTTGAATTGCTGGTGCTTTGGCAGAAAACTGAATCCTGGGATCTGGCAGAAAATTGTATCTTAAATACAATCCTCCCCAAACAAACAAGATAATTAAAAATCCACCGATACCAAGGGGACTAGGAAGCCAGAAAACAGCTTCTATATGATTTAGCTCACCAGTTTGGAGTTTCCACAACAGTTGATTGCCATTTTTTTCTGGCTCGATGGCAGTTTCAGTTTGGGCAATATTTTTAGCCCCCCAAGGAGTCTTTAAGCCGAATTCCAAATCCAGAATTGAACCAGCGTTAGCTAGGACGTTTCCTTTGTTGGAAATTAGAGACAGCGATCGCAAATCCAAATCATAAATCAAGCGATTTTGTACTAACAGTAAAAAATTGTTCTGCTCCAAAATTACGTTTGATTCAATTTTAGGTAGTTCTGAGCCAGATTCACTTTCCACAGATTCAGAAGCTTGATTAGCACGCGAGTTAAAAAAATCGTTGAACTTTTCTTGCAATTCCCTACCACTACTAAAAGGAATTGTCACAATGACTTCTTCTTGAGAAATTCGCTCGGCTTTACCGTCAAGTTTCCGGGCACGGCGCTCTATGCTATTTAACCATTCATATACATAATCGCCACTAAAACTCGTTAGCTGCTCTCCTAACTTAATATGTTGTACTAATTCACCACTATTTGAGTTATTAAAGTTAACTTCCACATCATACTTAACACAACCAGACAGTAGCAGAGATGTTAACAACACAAGCCACAAAATAGGATTTTGGATTGGAAAAAACCGGTTGGTTCGATTTCGACCAATTTGTGGCGAAGCAAATCTCATCTTTGCGAATACAAACCTCAATGGTCTGATTAACCACAAGAAAATTTGTCCTAAAGTTGAAGAATACATAGCTATCAATCTCCCCAAAAGTCAAACTTTTTAACCAATCTTGACCGTGGCAATTTTAGATTTTGCGTACTCCTACGGACAAGCAAGCTACGCGCAGCGTGTCGGAGACAAAAGTCGAGCCAGTGCAGATAAACTCTGTGAGATCATCTGCTCAAAAGCTTTCCTAATTGTATGCAGACTGTAAAGAGAAGCCCTACGAACATTTAAAAATCATCAGAGTGTGACACTTTAAGAGTCTAAAGTCAAGTCAATTACGCACTGACAGCCTTTAGGCTATTAAATAAGACTTTCAAAAATTAGCCAATAAAGTCAAATCTAATACCTTTGCTGAATTTATATTTCATCCATTGGTATAATTATATTTTTTAATTTATGTTTCAATCCTCTGGATAAAAATTAACAAAATTTCAATTAATTTAAACCTGAAACACTTAACCAAACCAAATACAAAATAGTTAAACCAATTGCAATTAACGCCACCCAGATAAAGCGATTATCTTTGGTATTGACTTGACTGAGGTCAACGAATTCTCGCTCAGTCGGTTTAGGCTTCTGCTGAACAGAAGATTTAGGAGACTTAGCAGCTACAGTAATTTTGAGTTCGTTATCGGGTAGTGCGCCCAAATCGGGGATTTGAGTCATCCACTCGCTGGGTCTTTTGAGCTTTGGAGCTTTTAAGATGTAAAGCATCCGCCGCGCTTGTTTGCTAGTTTCCAAATGGGGATGCCGTTTGAGTCTTTCGCAAAGAGCGATCGCATCATCGCTGCGTCCAGCCGCTTCATAAGCAGTCACCAGACAAATTTCTACTTCACCTCCAAGACGAGAATTCCGAGCTAACAGGGCGCTGGCCTTTTCTAAATTTTCTACGGCTTGGCGGTATTGCCCATTTTCAAAGGCAACTTTTCCAGTCTGGTAGCGGGTTTTAGCAATTTCTATACTTTCTGCACTCACGTTCTGCTCACAAATTACCACTATTTTTATTTTGCCAATGCCAGCAATCTTTTTAAAATCTTTTTAGAAGCTGACAACCTGACACTAGATAAACTTCTAAAATTTTAACTAAGTAGCTGTGGCTATTTTCTGGTGAAAAAGTCTGGTATCAAATACAAGTATCAAAATATGCCCAAAATCAAGCATTCAGAATTGTATTGGCTAGGAGCAAGTATATCTCTAGCAGTAATGAGCGCTGCGATCGCCCCAGCATCCGCCCAAATAATTATAATTGATGGTGGCTCTGGATTTAGGCAATCGCCTACTGTTGGTTCCTTCATCTACGGTAGTCCGATTCCCACGCCCATGCCTGTAGATCCAGCAACGGGATTGATTCCACGACGTACCGATTACTACAATTATTCCTATCCTGGGATCAGGCAAAACGTGAGAAATTCCACCTTGATTAATCCAACTTTGATTAATCCCACAATTCGGGACTCAACACTAGTTAATCCGGTGATTATCAATAACTCATGGCGTCGTACACCATTTAGCGGCGGGCGATCGCGGGTTATTATTACCTATCCTCGGTAGAGTGGGGAGTGGGGAATGGGGAGATGGGGGAGATGGGGGAGATGAGGGGGATGAGGGAGCAGGGGAGGCAGGGGGAGAAATAATCAATGCCCCATGCCCCATGCCCCATGCCCCATTCCCCATGCCCCATAAGCAAAGCACTCCTAAGATGTAAACTGCGAACCGAGAATCATTGTCCCAATCCCAACGTCGGTAAAGATTTCTAGTAGTAGGGCGTGGGGAATGCGGCCGTCGATGATGTGTGCTGCACGTACTCCTTGAGCAAGCGATCGCACGCAACAATTAACTTTGGGAATCATTCCACCGCTGACTATACCACCAGCAATCAGTTCACGAGCCTCACGAATATCTACTTTAGGAATTAAAGTTGACTGGTCTTTGTAATCTTTTAAAATTCCACTGGTGTCAGTGAGTAAAATTAACTTTTCTGCTCCTAATGCAGCAGCGATTTCTCCAGCTACAGTATCGGCGTTAATGTTATAAGCTTGCCCTGTTTCGTCTGCGGCGACGCTGGACACTACCGGAATATAGCCATTGCTAGCCAGGGTGTCCAAAATCTTGATATTCACATTGCTGACTTCCCCCACAAAACCAATGTCTTCTTGACCTTGGGGACGGGCTGTAAATAGATTACCGTCTTTACCGCAAAGTCCTACAGCCAATCCACCAGCTTGGTTAATTAACGCCACAATTTCTTTGTTAACTCGACCAACTAAAACCATTTCTACCACATCCATTGTGGGGGCATCAGTGACTCGCAGACCATTCTTAAATTGTGGTTCTATGCCCAGCTTATCTAACCAACTGTTAATTTCTGGGCCACCACCGTGTACTACAATTGGACGCAAGCCCACGCAGGATAAGAATACAATGTCGCGGATAACTTTGTCTTTGAGTGCGCTGTCTTTCATCGCTGCGCCACCATATTTGACAACAACAGTGCGACCGGCGAATTGTTGAATATAAGGTAGTGCTTCGCTTAGTACACGCACACGAGTGGCTTCAGCTTGCCTGATGTATTCAGAATCGTTGACCGTCATGAGGAGCCGCCGTTAAGAGTTAAAACCTATTCCAGTCAGTGTAGAAGAATTTGGAACCTGTAACAATAAGGCAAGGGGTATCGGGCATTGGGCATGGGGCATGGGGTAGAGAGGCATGGGGCATTGGGCATTGGGCATTGGGTATGGAGCATTGATTATTTCTCCCCCTGCCTCCCCTGCCTCCCCTGCCTCCCCTGCTCCCTCATCTCCCCATCTCCCCACTCCCCACTCCCCACTCCCTGTTTTTACCTAACCTATGAATTCCCAGAAGGAAACTAAGCTTCTAATTTTGTCTTTGCTGTCCACCACCTTTTTACTGGGCTTGGGCTTTTGGTTGTGGAATCAATTCTTTGGAAAAAATATAATCTCTGTAGCGCCAGATAATAAAAGTCAAGGAACTACAGGTTCAACATCAGGGCGAATTAGTTTAGGTGAAAAAATTTTAGTTACTGCTAATACTAATCCTGATAAAGAAGCAGGAGTGCAAGCTTTTGCCAAGGGCGACTTTACCAGTGCTGCCAATAATTTTAAAGCATCCCTGCTCAAAGACCGCAACGATCCAGAGACGTTAATTTATTTAAATAACTCCCAAGGAAACAATAGTAAATATCTCAAAATCGCAGTTAGTGTGCCGATTGGTGGCAATCTAGATGTCGCAAAAGAGATTTTGCGGGGTGTGGCTCAAGCTCAAGATCAGCTCAATCGCACTGGGGGCATTAATGGTAAGCTTTTGCAGGTAGCGATCGCCAGCGATGACAACGATCCCAGTTTAGCTCAACAGTTGGCGACGCAATTTGTTCAAGATCCCACCATTCTGGCTGTAGTCGGACATAACGCTAGTAACGCTTCAATTGCCGCTGCCCCAGTGTATCAACAGGGAGGTTTAGTTATGATTTCTCCCACCAGTTTCGCCCAAAATCTCTCTGGCATTGGCAGCTATATATTCCGCACTATTCCCAGTATTAACTCTGTTGCTGAGAGTCTTTCTACTCACATCATCAAAACTGCTCGCAAAAGTAATATTGGCATTTGTGCTGATTCCAAAGCGATTGATAATCAGTCGTTTAAAGATGAGCTTGTTAAAGGCATATTAGCCGCAGGTGGCAAAGTAAATCTCACAAATTGCGATCTTTTTGCTGCTGACTTTAATCCCAATGCAATTATTTCTCAATTTATTAGTAGTGGTGCGGATAGTTTGGTGTTAGCACCCCACGTAGATAGAATTAACAAAGCCTTGGAACTAGCAGCTGCAAATCAAGGAAAATTGACACTGTTTGCCAGTCCCACACTTTATACATTTCAAACTTTACAGGTAGGAAAAGCTGATGTAAATGGTATGGTATTGTCTGTAACTTGGCATCCTAATGCAATTCCAGGTAATGCTTTTCCTCAGAATGCTGTCAAACTTTGGGGTGGAACTGTTAATTGGCGAACGGCTACGGCTTATGATGCAACTATGGCGATCGCTAAAGGTTTGCAGCAAAGCAAAAACCGCGATGATTTGCAAAAGGCGTTGCATAGTCCAAGTTTTTCAGTCTCTGGTGCCACAGGTAAAATCACATTTCTACCATCAGGCGATCGCAATGGCACAGCAATTTTAGTGAAAGTGCAACCGAGTAGCAAATCTTTTACTGGGTATGATTTTGTTCCTTTCTAGCTTAGGTGTGTTTTAGAATTTAATCTGCAACGGAGTATTGATTCCTTATTCATTTGTACCCTGTAATTGGACTTGTAATTATTGCACTCGTTCTATTGTTAACCCTGTAATTCGCGCTACTGTTTCCACAGATAAACCCTCACGTAGCGAATTAAGTGCTACTGTTTCTAATATCTTTTGGGTAGCTTTTCTTTCCCAGCTTGTGATGATTTCTATGCAATCAAGTGCATATGTTAATCAAGTAGCTTAACGGCGATCGCAATATTCTAGATACAACGATTGAGCTAAAATTACTATTAATTGAAATTCTAGCTTTTGATTAACGATAATGATAACATAAACCCACCTAAATTTTAGTAAAAGTAGCGTGGTGTCGATGGAATATGATTGAAGGCATCAAGACTATGAAAAGATACGACAAACACAGGAAGCAATAAGAGAAACAAATGCTACTGTACAGGAGTTAACCAGTGATGTTAACCGTGTTTTAGCTATAAACTTTAATCTAAAAAAAAGTAAAAATCATGACACAATCTCTACAAAAACTATTTACATTTGATGAATTTTTAGAGTTTTTGGAAACACAATCAGAAAATATCCGTTATGAATTACACGATGGAGATGTTATTCAAATGCCACCGCCATCTGGAAAACACGAGCAAATCGTAGCTTTTTTAACAATAATTTTAGGGTATGAATGCCTTCGCCTTAAACTTTATTACGGTATACCTAAAACCACTACAGTGAAACCAGAAAATAAAATGTGTGGGTACTATCCAGATGTTTTATTAATGAATTTTTCTAACTTGGGTAATGAACCACTATGGGAAAAACAATCAATCCTTAGTAAACCAGATTCAATTCCATTGGTGATTGAAGTGGTCAGTACTAACTGGAGAGATGATTATCATAAAAAGTTTGCTGATTATGAAGAAATGGGTATCCAAGAATATTGGATTGTGGATTATGCAGCTTTGGGTAGCAAAGAGTTAATAGGCGACCCCAAACAGCCAACAATCACAATTTACTCTTTAAGTGATGAGGGTGAATATCGTGGTAAACAGTTTAGAGGAGACGACCGTATAGAGTCGCCAACATTTCCAGATTTAAATCTGACTGTAGAGCAAATTTTTTCAGCGAGATATTAACTGGCGTTGTAACCGTTTACAGCAATCGCTCTCTAACCCTTATCGCCCGTGCTGGTGGTAGGGGTTTGTTGTATGTAGGATATCTCTAAATACAATTTGTATTTGATGGCGATCGCACCAATAAAATATTCTCTAAAAAAATGCGATCGCCATCTTCTTAGTATTGCGATCGCTTTTATCTTGTACGATACTCAACAGGGGTTGCTTCAATAATATACCAATATATTTGTTTTTTATAACTTTTGCCAATATATTTTTTAATTGCACTTTTTTTCACCAAACCAGCAAAAATACTATTTAAATTTCTATATTACTTGTTTGCTCCAAACGTTCAATTTCTGCTTTTGCTGCTTCTAATAAATCCTGCCAATATCTGGAGGATTGCCGCTATCTAACATTGCCCGAAATACCCGATAAGCATCTGTTTTACTATCATAAGCTCGTTTTGATTTTTCATCATTAACCCAAGCAAAAACAATTATTTTGCTCTCTATATGATATCGAAAAAATAATCTATACTGCTGGAAGAATTTAGCTCTAAACCAGTGTTTGTAATCATCTCCAAGAGTATCTCCTTGACGATATTCAACCCTTGTCGGGTCTTGAGGAATTACTTCAAATGCTAATTTAACTATAGCCGCTAGACGCTTTGTGGCATTTTTATTCTTATATTCTTGGGGATATTTTTGATGTAAATTGTCAACCTGTTTCTGTAATTCCTCAAACTGATCGAGAAATAAAGGATGGGCAAATATGCTCCATCCATTAATTACTAAAGGTTGATTCTTAGGCATAAATTAGACATAAATTTATAGACAAATCTATTCATCCCTGTCATCAAGTGGTTCATCAAGGTCAAAATCCACATCTGCAACCAAGGACTTAACACGAAAGACTAAATCGGAGTCGATCGCTTGTAAATGCTGGGGATTATTTTCGATATCTCTAGCCAGAAAATTCAAAAATTTCTCCAGCACGGGATCGTTTTCTGCTGTGTCCGCACGCGAAATAACTACCCGACCATCGGGTTCGATTGTATAGCGAATTTTATCACGCTTATTCAATCCCAGAACCTTGCGAACAGCATCGGGAATTGTTGTTTGATAGCGATCGGTAAGGGTCGATTCCGAAATTGGGGTTGGTGTTTGGGTCATAATCGCCTTTAAACCCGTGTGCAAACATAATAATTTTAAAGTAATGCAATTGCATTGTCATGTCAAGGTGATTTTGCACCGAGAAATTAGGTTGCTTTCGGTGTAATGCAAAATTATGGTTCTTCAGCTATTGGTCTTGGCGATCGCACCAATAAAATATTCTCTGAAAAAATGCGATACTCCAGAGGAGTCGCTTCCCTTCTCCTTCCCTTCGGGACGCTAAGAGCGAACGGAGACGCTGCGCGAACGCGAACGCAATCTTCTAAATACCATAATTGCTTTAAATACTTAAAACTATCGCTAATGCTTGAGAGATTAGTAACATCTCCGGTTCTGATAATGCTCCCAATTCTCTTACTAATCTATTTTCAGAAACAGAACGTATCTGGAAAGTATCAACAGCAGAAATTTTAGCTAGATTATTTTCTGTATTTGGCTCTAATCTAACCATCCAAGCTCTTGCTGCAAAGCTATCTTTCCAATCTGTAAGAGGTACAATTACTTTCAGTGGTAAAATGCCGATCGCATCATCGTTAACTATCACGCATGGACGAGTTTTACCGATTTCTGTACCTATGGTTGGATTGAGATTTACCAGCCAAATTTCACCTCGATGCATTGTCTTTATCGCTTAAATATCTGTATTTGAATAATCGTAAAATTCTTCACCTTCAATTTCAGAGAAAACAAGTAATTGGCTACCGGGAGCATAATCTTGTATTGCTGTTTTGGCAGCAGCAGCTAAAGCACGTTTTTGTTCTTCTTCTGTGAGATTGTTTTGTTTTTGATGAATTATTTCTAGTGCTGCTTCTGCTATTTTTAAGCAGTCGGTTATACTGAGTTGGGGTAGTGTGTTGAGAATTTGTTTAGTTTCCATAGGTTTATAAAAATATAATTTTTTATATTATACATCAGCAGGCTATAAGATAAAAAGCTCTTATTAATCAACCAAATTAACCGCGATCGCACCAAAAATATTCTCTCAAAAAATGCGATCGCAGTATTTAGGATATTGCGATCGCACAATATAAAAGCGATCGCATCAAGATATTTTTCCTAATAAATTCATATTTGAATGAATTTAACCACCACACCCAAAATTAAAAATTTTTCTGCCGAAAGCGGAAGAGGGAAAAGTGAAGAAGTGTAAAGGGGAACAGGGGAAAAGAGAAAAGGGCTACTGAAGAATCCTCCCAACCGCACAGACAACACGAAAACCAATACCGCCGTTGATGTCGCCGCGCCCCGCCCCAACATAGACGTGGCGGGACGCGGAACGGCAGTATTTAGGATAGTTGAGCCA
It encodes the following:
- a CDS encoding FMN-dependent NADH-azoreductase; this encodes MANILHIDSSPRGERSHSRELSKEFISAWKAAHPEDAIAYRDLGRHPVPHVDEAWIAAAFSPPETHTPELAQAIRISDELIDELLAADRYVFGVPMYNLNVPSTFKAYIDQIVRVHRTFAIDAQGGYKGLVEGKKAVIITARGGDFSATSPFAAYDFQEPYLRAIFGMIGLTDIEFINVNSLNDGDTSRTQSLAEAQAAIQDLIDRW
- a CDS encoding DUF3153 domain-containing protein; its protein translation is MYSSTLGQIFLWLIRPLRFVFAKMRFASPQIGRNRTNRFFPIQNPILWLVLLTSLLLSGCVKYDVEVNFNNSNSGELVQHIKLGEQLTSFSGDYVYEWLNSIERRARKLDGKAERISQEEVIVTIPFSSGRELQEKFNDFFNSRANQASESVESESGSELPKIESNVILEQNNFLLLVQNRLIYDLDLRSLSLISNKGNVLANAGSILDLEFGLKTPWGAKNIAQTETAIEPEKNGNQLLWKLQTGELNHIEAVFWLPSPLGIGGFLIILFVWGGLYLRYNFLPDPRIQFSAKAPAIQGQ
- a CDS encoding tetratricopeptide repeat protein, which gives rise to MSAESIEIAKTRYQTGKVAFENGQYRQAVENLEKASALLARNSRLGGEVEICLVTAYEAAGRSDDAIALCERLKRHPHLETSKQARRMLYILKAPKLKRPSEWMTQIPDLGALPDNELKITVAAKSPKSSVQQKPKPTEREFVDLSQVNTKDNRFIWVALIAIGLTILYLVWLSVSGLN
- the argB gene encoding acetylglutamate kinase; its protein translation is MTVNDSEYIRQAEATRVRVLSEALPYIQQFAGRTVVVKYGGAAMKDSALKDKVIRDIVFLSCVGLRPIVVHGGGPEINSWLDKLGIEPQFKNGLRVTDAPTMDVVEMVLVGRVNKEIVALINQAGGLAVGLCGKDGNLFTARPQGQEDIGFVGEVSNVNIKILDTLASNGYIPVVSSVAADETGQAYNINADTVAGEIAAALGAEKLILLTDTSGILKDYKDQSTLIPKVDIREARELIAGGIVSGGMIPKVNCCVRSLAQGVRAAHIIDGRIPHALLLEIFTDVGIGTMILGSQFTS
- a CDS encoding ABC transporter substrate-binding protein, encoding MNSQKETKLLILSLLSTTFLLGLGFWLWNQFFGKNIISVAPDNKSQGTTGSTSGRISLGEKILVTANTNPDKEAGVQAFAKGDFTSAANNFKASLLKDRNDPETLIYLNNSQGNNSKYLKIAVSVPIGGNLDVAKEILRGVAQAQDQLNRTGGINGKLLQVAIASDDNDPSLAQQLATQFVQDPTILAVVGHNASNASIAAAPVYQQGGLVMISPTSFAQNLSGIGSYIFRTIPSINSVAESLSTHIIKTARKSNIGICADSKAIDNQSFKDELVKGILAAGGKVNLTNCDLFAADFNPNAIISQFISSGADSLVLAPHVDRINKALELAAANQGKLTLFASPTLYTFQTLQVGKADVNGMVLSVTWHPNAIPGNAFPQNAVKLWGGTVNWRTATAYDATMAIAKGLQQSKNRDDLQKALHSPSFSVSGATGKITFLPSGDRNGTAILVKVQPSSKSFTGYDFVPF
- a CDS encoding Uma2 family endonuclease; protein product: MTQSLQKLFTFDEFLEFLETQSENIRYELHDGDVIQMPPPSGKHEQIVAFLTIILGYECLRLKLYYGIPKTTTVKPENKMCGYYPDVLLMNFSNLGNEPLWEKQSILSKPDSIPLVIEVVSTNWRDDYHKKFADYEEMGIQEYWIVDYAALGSKELIGDPKQPTITIYSLSDEGEYRGKQFRGDDRIESPTFPDLNLTVEQIFSARY
- a CDS encoding type II toxin-antitoxin system YhaV family toxin; this encodes MPKNQPLVINGWSIFAHPLFLDQFEELQKQVDNLHQKYPQEYKNKNATKRLAAIVKLAFEVIPQDPTRVEYRQGDTLGDDYKHWFRAKFFQQYRLFFRYHIESKIIVFAWVNDEKSKRAYDSKTDAYRVFRAMLDSGNPPDIGRIY
- a CDS encoding type II toxin-antitoxin system PrlF family antitoxin, encoding MTQTPTPISESTLTDRYQTTIPDAVRKVLGLNKRDKIRYTIEPDGRVVISRADTAENDPVLEKFLNFLARDIENNPQHLQAIDSDLVFRVKSLVADVDFDLDEPLDDRDE
- a CDS encoding type II toxin-antitoxin system PemK/MazF family toxin → MHRGEIWLVNLNPTIGTEIGKTRPCVIVNDDAIGILPLKVIVPLTDWKDSFAARAWMVRLEPNTENNLAKISAVDTFQIRSVSENRLVRELGALSEPEMLLISQALAIVLSI